The genomic region GCAGTCCCGACAGCCGGTCGCTGAGCATGGCGCGGGCGTCGGTGTCGATCCACGCCTTGTCCACGTTCGCGGCCGTACGGATCGTGGCGCCGCCGGTGACCACGCCCGGGAAGGTGATCCCGACCGGGCCCGTCCAGCCGAAGTGGCCGACGACCTCCTTCACGCCGTCCGCCACCGCTTCGGGCGTCGCGGGGTGCGGCGTGAGCACCTTGTGACGCTCCTCCGCCAGGTCGCCCACGTCCAGGTCCACGGGAGCGCCCTTGATCCCTGAGCCGCCGATGTCCACACCGAAGATCTGCATGGCTCTACGCTACGTCGTACGACGGACAGTCACTCCGCCGAGGGGGTGCTACCGGTGCGCTCCGCCACCAGGGCCGCCGCCTCCGCGCGCAGGTCGCGGCGCAGCTCCTTGGGGAGGGAGAACGTGATGGACTCCTCGGCCGTCTTCACCGTCTCCACGTCTCCGTAGCCGCGCTCGGCCAGCCACTCCAGCACGCCGTCCACCAGCACGTCCGGGACCGAGGCGCCGGAGGTCAGGCCGACCGTGGTGACGCCCTCCAGCCAGGCCTCGTCGATCTCGGCGGCGAAGTCCACCAGGTGCGCGGCGGCGGCGCCCGCGTCCAGGGCGACCTCGACCATCCGGATCGAGTTCGAGGAGTTCTTCGAACCCACCACGATCACCAGCTGGGCGTCCTCGGCGAGCTTCTTCACCGCGATCTGGCGGTTCTGCGTGGCGTAGCAGATGTCGTCGCTGGGCGGGGAGATGAGCTGCGGGAACTTGTTCTTGAGGGCGTCGACCGTCTCCATGGTCTCGTCGACCGACAGCGTGGTCTGGGAGAGCCAGACCACCTTGGAGGGGTCGCGCACCTCGACCTTGGAGACGTCCTCGGGGCCGTCGACGAGCGTGATGTGCTCGGGGGCCTCGCCGGACGTGCCGATGACTTCCTCGTGGCCCTCGTGCCCGATCAGGAGGATGTCGTAGTCCTCCTTGGCGAAGCGGACGGCTTCCTTGTGGACCTTGGTGACCAGCGGGCAGGTCGCGTCGATGGTGGCGAGCCTGCCGGCCGCGGCCTCGTCGTGGACGACCGGGGCGACGCCGTGCGCCGAGAACATGACGATGGACCCCTCGGGGACCTCCGCCGTCTGCTCGACGAAGATCGCACCCTTCTTTTCCAGGGTCTGCACGACGAACTTGTTGTGGACGATTTCGTGGCGGACATAGATAGGGGCCCCGTACTGCTCCAGGGCCTTCTCGACGGCGATCACGGCACGGTCGACTCCCGCGCAATAGCCACGGGGGGCGGCGAGGAGGACACGGCGGCCAGTCGAAGCAGTCATGCATCCCATCGTAAGGCCGCGCCCGGCGGGTCAAAGATCACCGCCTTGGGGAGACTGGTCGGGAACTCGGGAACGGGGGAACTGGGGAGCTGAGCCGGGGCTGCGGCGCAGTCTCGGCTTCCGCGATCTGGTCGTCCACGGGCTGCTGTTCATCGCCCCCATGGCCCCGGTCGGCATCTACGGGACCCTCGACGCCGGGTCCCACGGGGCGGCCGCGCCGGTCTACGTCGTCGCCACGGTCGCGATGGCGTTCACCGCTTTCAGCTACGCCCAGATGGTGTGCGTGGTCCCCCGGGCGGGTTCGGTGTACGCCTACGCGCGCGTGGCGCTCCTAAAGGAGGCGAGGTTCGTCGCCGGGTGGATGGCGATGCTGGACTACCTCCTCAACCCACCACTGCCCGCACCCGCCCAACTCGCCCCAACCCGCTACGACCCTCGACCGCTCTGTCACAGCCTGCGGCTACGCTCGCCGTATGGCTCTCAACACGTCCGCGGACGCGCCCATCCCCGTCAGTGAGGTGTCGCGGCTCATCGGGGGGTGGATCGACCGGCTCGGGGCGGTGTGGGTGGAGGGGCAGATCACCCAGTTGTCGCGGCGGCCGGGCGCGGGGGTCGTGTTTCTGACGCTGCGCGACCCGTCGTACGACATCTCGCTGAGCGTGACCTGCTACCGCCAGGTGTTCGACGCGGTCGCCGATGTCGTGAGCGAGGGCGCCCGTGTCGTCGTACACGCGAAGCCCGAGTGGTACGCGCCGCGTGGGCAGCTGTCGTTGCGGGCCGCCGAGATAAAGCCCGTGGGCGTGGGTGAACTGCTTGCCCGGCTGGAGCAGTTGAAGAAGTCCCTGGCGAGCGAGGGGCTGTTCGCGGCCGAGCGTAAGAAGGCGTTGCCCTTTCTGCCCCAGCTCATCGGGCTCGTCTGCGGTCGCGCCTCCGCCGCCGAGCGCGACGTGCTCGAGAACGCGCGCCACCGCTGGCCCGCCGTCCGCTTCGAGGTGCGCAACGTCGCCGTGCAGGGCGTCCACGCCGTCCCCCAGGTCGTCCAGGCGGTGAAGGACCTGGACGCGCTCGACGACGTGGACGTGATCATCGTGGCGCGCGGCGGCGGCAGCGTGGAGGACCTGCTCCCGTTCTCGGACGAGCAGCTCGTACGGGCGGTCGCGTCCTGCCGTACACCGGTCGTCTCGGCCATCGGGCACGAACCCGACACCCCGCTGCTCGACTACGTGGCCGACCTGCGCGCCTCCACCCCCACCGACGCCGCGAAGAAGGTCGTCCCCGACGTCGGCGAGGAGTACGAGCGCGTCCAGTTCCTGCGGGACCGCGCCCGCCGAAGCGTCCAGTCCTTCATCGACCGGGAGGAGAGAGGACTCGCGCACGCGCTGGCCCGCCCCTCGATAGAGGATCCGCACCGGATGGTCGACGAGCGGGCGGACCAGGTCTCCTCGCTGCTCGACCGCGGCCGCCGCACGCTCGGGCACCTCCTCGACCGTGCCGACTCGGAGCTGACGCACACGCACGCGCGCGTGGTGGCCCTCTCCCCCGCCGCGACTCTCAAGCGGGGGTACGCGGTACTGCAGAAGTCCGACGGCCACGCGGTCCGGTCCCCGGACGAGGTGACGGCGGACGAGCCCCTGCGGGCGCGGGTCGCCGAGGGTGAGTTCACGGTACGAGTCGATGTCTGAGGGAGACCCTAGGGTGGGCGCATGACCAGCACGACGGACGAGGCGCTCGGGTACGAGCAGGCGCGGGACGAGCTCATCGAGGTCGTACGACGCCTGGAGGCGGGCGGTACGACGCTTGAGGAATCGCTCGCTCTGTGGGAGCGGGGCGAGGAGTTGGCGAAGGTGTGCCGACGATGGCTGGACGGCGCCCGCGCCCGCCTTGACGCGGCTCTGGCGGAGGAGGATGCCGAGGAGGAGGAGTCGGGGACCTCTGGAAACTCGGGGGACACCGGCTCCTAGTGGCGAGGGGCCCTGGAATCCGCCTGACGGGCGGGGCCGTGGACGCCCTTCGCACTCACGGCACCACCCCCTGCCCACCCTCAGGCTGTACGGCGGTGTCCGCGCTACTCCGTCTTCAGTGCCTCGGCCATCTTCGCCAGCTGTGCGAAGGACGCCGTGCCGGTCACCACCGTCGTGGAGCCCTTCTCCTTCAGGACCAGAGCGTCGTACTTCGCGCCCTCGTAGCGCGTCCAGGAGCGCGTGCCGATGCGCTGCGTCTCGTCCGTCTCCTCGGCGCCCTGGCTCGCGTCCTCTATGAACGGGACGGGCTTCTGAGTGGACTGCTCGATCGCCACGTATTCACCGTCGGGGTCATGGAAACCGAGGTGCCACGCGTCGAAGTCGTCGCCCTGGAACCGCACCGACGTCGCCTTCCACTCCGCGGGCAGGCCTTCCGGCGCCGCCACCGGATAGGCGGCCGCACGGCGTGCCGTGAGGAGCTCCACGCGGTAGTCGACCCGCTTGAGAGGGGGCTCCGAGTCGTCATGGGGAATGAAGACGTAGATGAAGCCCGCGACTACGCCGATCAGGCCCAGGGACAACACCATGTCCCGGACCGTCTGCTTGCCTTTCATACCTGCCACGCCCCCATCGTCGCAGGTGTACTGGTCTGCTCATCCGTGGGCCCCCCTGCTCATTTTGTCGGACTGAGGATAGAGTCGGCCCGAACCCTCATCCGGCCGTCGTCGTATCAGAAAGGTGCGCTCCGATGACCGAGCATCACTTGCCGTCCGAACTAGAGGTCCCGTCCGAGGCCCCCGACCGCAACCTCGCCCTGGAGCTCGTCCGGGTCACCGAGGCCGCCGCGATGGCCGCGGGCCGCTGGGTCGGCCGCGGCGACAAGAACGGCGCCGACGGCGCGGCGGTACGGGCCATGCGGACCCTCGTCTCCACCGTCTCGATGAACGGCGTGGTCGTCATCGGGGAGGGCGAGAAGGACGAGGCCCCGATGCTCTTCAACGGGGAGCGTGTCGGAGACGGGACGGGCCCCGAGTGCGACATCGCCGTCGACCCGATCGACGGCACCACGCTGACCGCGAAGGGCATGACGAACGCGATCGCGGTGCTGGCCGCCGCCGACCGCGGCACCATGTT from Streptomyces sp. NBC_00878 harbors:
- a CDS encoding 4-hydroxy-3-methylbut-2-enyl diphosphate reductase — its product is MGCMTASTGRRVLLAAPRGYCAGVDRAVIAVEKALEQYGAPIYVRHEIVHNKFVVQTLEKKGAIFVEQTAEVPEGSIVMFSAHGVAPVVHDEAAAGRLATIDATCPLVTKVHKEAVRFAKEDYDILLIGHEGHEEVIGTSGEAPEHITLVDGPEDVSKVEVRDPSKVVWLSQTTLSVDETMETVDALKNKFPQLISPPSDDICYATQNRQIAVKKLAEDAQLVIVVGSKNSSNSIRMVEVALDAGAAAAHLVDFAAEIDEAWLEGVTTVGLTSGASVPDVLVDGVLEWLAERGYGDVETVKTAEESITFSLPKELRRDLRAEAAALVAERTGSTPSAE
- the xseA gene encoding exodeoxyribonuclease VII large subunit produces the protein MALNTSADAPIPVSEVSRLIGGWIDRLGAVWVEGQITQLSRRPGAGVVFLTLRDPSYDISLSVTCYRQVFDAVADVVSEGARVVVHAKPEWYAPRGQLSLRAAEIKPVGVGELLARLEQLKKSLASEGLFAAERKKALPFLPQLIGLVCGRASAAERDVLENARHRWPAVRFEVRNVAVQGVHAVPQVVQAVKDLDALDDVDVIIVARGGGSVEDLLPFSDEQLVRAVASCRTPVVSAIGHEPDTPLLDYVADLRASTPTDAAKKVVPDVGEEYERVQFLRDRARRSVQSFIDREERGLAHALARPSIEDPHRMVDERADQVSSLLDRGRRTLGHLLDRADSELTHTHARVVALSPAATLKRGYAVLQKSDGHAVRSPDEVTADEPLRARVAEGEFTVRVDV
- a CDS encoding exodeoxyribonuclease VII small subunit, which codes for MTSTTDEALGYEQARDELIEVVRRLEAGGTTLEESLALWERGEELAKVCRRWLDGARARLDAALAEEDAEEEESGTSGNSGDTGS
- a CDS encoding DUF4245 domain-containing protein; this translates as MAGMKGKQTVRDMVLSLGLIGVVAGFIYVFIPHDDSEPPLKRVDYRVELLTARRAAAYPVAAPEGLPAEWKATSVRFQGDDFDAWHLGFHDPDGEYVAIEQSTQKPVPFIEDASQGAEETDETQRIGTRSWTRYEGAKYDALVLKEKGSTTVVTGTASFAQLAKMAEALKTE